A part of Blastopirellula marina genomic DNA contains:
- the sigJ gene encoding RNA polymerase sigma factor SigJ, giving the protein MQSFICGLVSLKSVEQNMVSGSEFEALRKDLVGFCYRMLGSVPDAEDIVQEAYIRWEQAGRPVLESPRSWYLRVCARLCLDRVKSVRYQRERYIGPWLPEPILADHAEQAELDESISIALMLTIERLTPTERAAFILHDVFGYDFKEVADIVGLKPDHCRQLARRARDHVRGEKQRSPADVESVRRISDAFFQAVQAGDLAALRHVLTEDVTLYTDGGGKVSAAKELVLGLDSVTTFLIRVFQNAQREYPFEMRTVWFNGSPGVVCYLKEEMISAFQFELVDGRIASVFVHRNPEKLAPLSVAAKPVMK; this is encoded by the coding sequence ATGCAGTCTTTTATCTGTGGCTTGGTATCTTTGAAATCGGTGGAGCAAAACATGGTTAGTGGAAGTGAATTCGAAGCACTCAGGAAGGATCTGGTTGGTTTCTGCTACCGGATGCTGGGCAGCGTGCCTGATGCGGAAGACATTGTACAAGAGGCGTACATCCGTTGGGAGCAAGCTGGCCGACCGGTGTTGGAATCACCTCGTAGTTGGTACCTAAGAGTCTGTGCGCGGTTGTGCCTCGATCGCGTGAAGTCGGTGCGTTATCAGCGCGAGCGATACATCGGACCTTGGCTTCCCGAACCGATTCTGGCCGATCATGCCGAGCAAGCCGAACTGGATGAATCGATTTCAATTGCGTTAATGCTGACAATCGAACGACTGACACCAACCGAACGGGCCGCATTCATCTTGCATGACGTTTTTGGCTACGATTTCAAGGAAGTCGCCGATATCGTGGGACTCAAGCCCGACCATTGTCGACAACTGGCCCGGCGGGCACGCGACCATGTCCGAGGAGAGAAGCAACGATCTCCAGCGGATGTCGAAAGTGTGCGACGCATCTCAGATGCATTTTTCCAGGCTGTTCAAGCAGGTGACCTAGCAGCCCTGCGTCATGTGCTCACCGAAGATGTCACTCTCTACACCGATGGTGGAGGCAAGGTCAGCGCGGCGAAGGAACTGGTGCTAGGTCTTGATAGCGTTACAACATTCCTGATTCGCGTGTTTCAAAATGCTCAACGCGAATACCCCTTCGAGATGCGAACCGTTTGGTTCAATGGTTCGCCGGGAGTGGTTTGTTATTTGAAAGAAGAGATGATCTCGGCGTTTCAGTTTGAACTCGTCGATGGACGAATCGCTTCCGTTTTCGTCCATCGCAATCCCGAAAAACTGGCTCCGTTAAGTGTAGCTGCGAAGCCAGTTATGAAATGA
- a CDS encoding sialidase family protein, which produces MQRTSLLLLLLFGLFASPSLSAAETPKSSVVLPPGPANPRNSEGDVVQLKDGNVLLVYTHFDGGSGDHAKAHLASRISEDGGKTWSEEDKVVVENEAGLNVMSVSLLRLADGRLALFYLRKNSHTDCRPYMRISTDEGKTWGEPVTVIGEKDLGYYILNNDRAVQLSNGRLVLPVAQHVGPGMPKRNNAAAILVYYSDDAGETWQRSEYAARPPKRNGQDVISQEPGVVELKDGRLMMWIRTNAGSQFVTFSRDKGDTWSQLKPSDMKSPLAPATIERIPTTGDLLLIWNDHSEIPDALKGKRTPLCSAISKDDGQTWTNVKTLEDNPHGWYCYIALDFIEGNAVMAYCAGDRRENNGLAVTNTQCLPIDWFYETE; this is translated from the coding sequence ATGCAGCGGACTTCGCTCCTACTACTCTTGCTGTTTGGCCTCTTTGCTTCGCCTTCCCTCTCAGCGGCCGAAACTCCCAAATCTAGCGTGGTACTACCGCCTGGCCCGGCAAATCCACGCAACAGCGAAGGGGACGTCGTCCAACTCAAGGATGGCAACGTTCTCTTGGTCTACACGCACTTTGATGGCGGATCTGGCGACCACGCCAAAGCACACTTGGCCAGCCGAATCTCCGAAGATGGTGGTAAGACCTGGTCAGAAGAAGATAAGGTGGTCGTCGAAAACGAAGCGGGGCTGAACGTGATGTCGGTCTCTCTTCTGCGTCTAGCCGATGGACGCTTGGCATTGTTTTATCTGCGGAAGAATTCGCACACCGACTGTCGACCGTATATGCGCATCAGCACCGATGAAGGAAAGACGTGGGGTGAACCCGTCACCGTGATCGGCGAGAAAGACCTCGGCTATTACATCCTAAATAATGATCGCGCGGTACAGCTTTCCAACGGTCGGTTGGTATTACCGGTTGCCCAACACGTTGGTCCTGGCATGCCGAAACGAAACAACGCGGCTGCGATTCTGGTTTATTACTCGGATGATGCTGGCGAAACCTGGCAGCGAAGTGAATATGCAGCGCGCCCGCCAAAGCGAAATGGGCAGGACGTGATCAGCCAGGAACCAGGCGTCGTCGAGCTAAAAGATGGACGACTGATGATGTGGATTCGCACCAATGCTGGCAGTCAATTTGTAACGTTCAGTCGTGACAAAGGGGACACTTGGTCTCAGCTAAAACCATCAGACATGAAGTCGCCACTCGCACCGGCAACGATTGAAAGAATTCCAACCACAGGCGACCTCTTGTTGATCTGGAACGATCACTCGGAGATCCCCGATGCATTGAAAGGGAAACGGACGCCGCTATGTTCCGCGATCTCGAAAGATGATGGCCAAACCTGGACTAATGTGAAAACATTGGAGGACAATCCGCATGGTTGGTACTGCTACATCGCACTCGACTTCATCGAAGGCAATGCTGTCATGGCCTACTGTGCCGGTGATCGTCGCGAGAACAACGGCTTAGCCGTCACCAACACACAATGCCTGCCGATCGACTGGTTTTACGAAACCGAGTAG
- a CDS encoding DUF1559 domain-containing protein, whose protein sequence is MPTSKRWGFTLVELLVVIAIIGVLIALLLPAVQQAREAARRMQCSNNMKQLGLAMHNYHDTYKKFPCLCYLDGSNNPSYLGFSAFVQILPYIEQGNLQEQVRIATKNYNNHWDSNSTIQNLRSKKIEAFICPSDTSFPASTGWLANGPGCNYGLSFGPTLSWNNLTNQNGMFRQQNNAKGQETKMADVTDGLSNTMMASEHLVGDNNNSSLMNGNSSEPRIGSSPGWSSPMFPTQAQLNSFGQTCQGITSHLSTNGNQWIAPVPTQTIINTVATPNWRYPDCQTSGSGFASDRDGIYTPRSRHPGGVLAVAGDGSVKFITETVNLLTFQCFGARNDGKPVSLP, encoded by the coding sequence ATGCCTACTTCGAAACGGTGGGGCTTCACGCTCGTGGAGCTTCTGGTGGTAATTGCCATCATTGGGGTTTTAATCGCCCTTCTCTTGCCTGCAGTTCAACAAGCTCGCGAGGCAGCACGTCGGATGCAATGCAGTAACAACATGAAACAGTTGGGACTGGCAATGCATAACTATCACGACACGTACAAGAAGTTTCCTTGCCTCTGCTACTTGGATGGTAGCAACAACCCGTCCTATCTCGGATTCAGTGCGTTTGTGCAGATCTTGCCCTACATCGAACAGGGGAATCTACAAGAGCAAGTTCGTATCGCCACCAAAAACTATAACAACCATTGGGACAGCAACAGCACCATTCAGAATCTTCGCTCGAAGAAAATCGAGGCATTCATTTGTCCTTCCGATACCTCGTTTCCCGCATCGACTGGCTGGTTGGCGAATGGGCCTGGTTGTAACTACGGCCTAAGTTTCGGCCCTACGCTAAGTTGGAATAACCTTACCAATCAAAACGGTATGTTTCGCCAGCAAAATAATGCCAAGGGGCAGGAAACCAAGATGGCGGACGTTACCGACGGTTTGAGTAACACGATGATGGCTTCTGAGCATCTTGTGGGCGACAACAACAACAGTTCGCTAATGAACGGCAATTCCTCCGAGCCACGCATCGGTTCCAGCCCCGGCTGGAGTTCACCGATGTTCCCGACTCAAGCTCAGCTGAATTCCTTCGGTCAGACGTGTCAGGGCATTACTAGCCACCTCTCAACGAATGGAAACCAGTGGATCGCACCCGTTCCGACGCAGACGATTATCAACACTGTGGCGACACCGAATTGGCGGTATCCTGACTGCCAGACGAGTGGTAGTGGGTTTGCGTCCGATCGCGACGGCATTTATACCCCGCGAAGCCGACATCCCGGCGGCGTGCTCGCCGTGGCCGGCGATGGGTCGGTGAAGTTCATTACTGAGACGGTTAACTTGCTGACATTCCAATGTTTCGGGGCACGCAACGACGGCAAGCCAGTCTCGCTACCGTAA
- a CDS encoding FG-GAP repeat domain-containing protein — protein MLNRLLLSVVLMGPVFLFVSTTNLVYAEDVAYDKLQLTEEYFAEGASIGDFNKDGKVDIVCGPNWFEGPNFKTKHIFYDGKAYPNDSGYSDNFFSFVGDFSGDGYDDVLVVGLPGTPAHWYENSQSDQPWKKHFAFPAVDNEAPAFADITGDGKPELLCHFEGQLGYAKPNEKDPSQRWTWTPISEKQGWGRYQHGLGVGDINGDGRPDFLMPEGWWEQPENWDGNTPWKKHAYRFAPGGAGIHAYDVDADGDNDVITSLHGHGYGLVWHEQTKSDNGEIKFTQHEIMGTPEKSVSDAVFSQLHAVELADMDGDGVKDIVTGKCYWAHNGHDPGARDPAVIYVFKTIRSDDGKVQFLPIEVDSNSGTGRQITLADVNTDGKMDIVAGDKKGTFLFLAK, from the coding sequence ATGCTAAATCGGCTGCTTCTTTCCGTTGTCCTGATGGGCCCAGTCTTCCTGTTTGTGTCTACGACCAACCTCGTTTATGCGGAAGATGTCGCTTACGACAAGCTTCAGTTGACCGAAGAGTATTTCGCGGAAGGTGCTTCGATCGGCGATTTCAATAAGGATGGCAAGGTCGATATCGTGTGCGGGCCAAATTGGTTCGAGGGCCCTAATTTCAAGACCAAACATATCTTCTATGACGGCAAGGCCTATCCGAACGACAGCGGGTATTCAGACAACTTCTTCTCCTTCGTTGGTGACTTCAGCGGCGATGGGTACGACGATGTGCTGGTCGTGGGATTGCCTGGCACGCCGGCTCATTGGTACGAGAACAGTCAATCCGATCAACCGTGGAAAAAGCACTTCGCCTTCCCTGCAGTCGATAACGAAGCCCCTGCGTTTGCCGACATTACTGGCGATGGCAAGCCAGAATTATTGTGTCACTTCGAAGGCCAACTGGGCTACGCAAAGCCCAACGAAAAGGATCCGAGCCAACGCTGGACTTGGACGCCGATCTCCGAGAAGCAAGGTTGGGGACGCTATCAGCATGGCCTCGGTGTGGGCGACATCAATGGTGACGGGCGGCCCGACTTCTTAATGCCGGAAGGTTGGTGGGAGCAGCCAGAGAACTGGGATGGAAACACCCCATGGAAAAAGCACGCCTACCGCTTCGCCCCAGGGGGCGCCGGGATTCATGCCTACGACGTGGATGCCGACGGCGACAACGATGTGATCACCAGCCTTCACGGGCACGGATACGGATTAGTGTGGCATGAGCAAACCAAAAGCGATAACGGCGAGATCAAGTTCACGCAGCACGAAATCATGGGAACGCCAGAGAAGTCGGTGAGCGATGCGGTGTTCAGTCAATTGCATGCAGTGGAATTGGCCGACATGGATGGGGACGGCGTGAAGGACATCGTCACGGGAAAATGCTACTGGGCTCACAACGGCCACGATCCAGGTGCCAGAGACCCTGCGGTCATCTATGTTTTCAAGACAATCCGATCAGACGACGGCAAGGTCCAGTTCCTTCCGATCGAAGTCGACAGCAATAGCGGCACCGGAAGACAGATCACGCTGGCTGACGTGAACACCGACGGAAAGATGGATATTGTCGCAGGCGATAAGAAGGGAACCTTCTTGTTTTTAGCGAAGTAG